The Juglans microcarpa x Juglans regia isolate MS1-56 chromosome 2S, Jm3101_v1.0, whole genome shotgun sequence genome has a window encoding:
- the LOC121251452 gene encoding LOW QUALITY PROTEIN: zinc finger BED domain-containing protein DAYSLEEPER-like (The sequence of the model RefSeq protein was modified relative to this genomic sequence to represent the inferred CDS: inserted 2 bases in 2 codons), with protein sequence MGIPYQVVLWSLDVGGGTEQANCAGSHFVWSTLSAVCMGIISFLEFIFAMETPVEEKTVKPDEEKMAKPDEHNIGNQHKHATGTLDEHTRGTPNNHTTGTTDEHMRETLNNHTTGTSNELTTETTGEHTMASTDEKMVGILHEQTVAPPDEQTEAPPDEQTEAPPDEQAVAPPDEQAVAPKDEQTMAMPDEEQTMAPPDEQQTMAPPDEQMMETPDEQTMSIANEQAMVILNDHAMVISDDHAIVISDDHAMVLSDEHMMAISDEHAMAISYEPTMPTLDNKMITTPEVNHELPNPEVQPNKRRKKKSIVWEHFTIETVSPGCRRACCKQCKQSFAYSTGSKVAGTSHLKRHIAKGTCPALLRNQGLNQSTPYTPRSRSVGTGSATDPPKRRYRSPSSPYIMFDQDRCRNEIARMIIMHDYPLHMVEHPGFIAFVRNIQPRFNMVSFNTVQGDCVATYLMEKQNLMKFIEGMRGRVCLTLDMWTSSQTVGYVFITGLFIDSDWKMHRRILNVIMEPYPDSDTALSHAVAACLSDWNLESKLFSLTFNQPPSEAAVENLRPLLAIKNPLILNGQLLVSHCIARTLSSMAKDVLGAGKXIIKKIRDSVKYVKTSEAHEGKFVELKEQLQXPSERSLSIDDQTQWNTTYQMLVASSELKEVFSCLDTSDPDYKEALSMEDWKQVETLCTYLKLLFDAANILTFTTSPTAITFFHEVWKIQTELARLVVSEDPFVSNLTKLMQEKIEKYWKDSSLVLAIAVVMDPRFKMKLVEFSFSKIYGEEAPTYIKIVDDGIRELFHEYLMLPLPLTPTYAEEGNAGSNCKTDESQGGNLLSDNGLTDFDAYIMETTSQQMKSELDQYLEESLLPRVQEFDVSGWWKLNKLKYPTLSKMARDILSIPVSTAGPDSVFDTTIKEMDRYRSSLRPETVEALICAKDWMQYGSAEASNALLRMEY encoded by the exons ATGGGAATTCCATATCAAGTTGTTCTCTGGTCTCTTgatgttggggg GGGCACAGAGCAGGCAAATTGTGCTGGATCCCACTTTGTATGGAGCACTTTGTCTGCTGTATGCATGGGAATTATCTCTTTCTTG GAATTCATTTTTGCCATGGAAACCCCCGTTGAGGAGAAGACGGTAAAGCCTGATGAGGAGAAGATGGCCAAGCCTGATGAGCACAATATTGGAAACCAACATAAGCATGCAACGGGAACCCTAGATGAGCACACAAGGGGAACCCCAAATAATCACACAACAGGAACCACAGATGAGCACATGAGGGAAactctgaataatcacacaacGGGAACCTCAAATGAGCTCACAACAGAAACCACAGGGGAGCACACAATGGCAAGCACAGATGAGAAAATGGTGGGCATCCTGCATGAGCAAACAGTGGCACCACCTGATGAGCAAACAGAGGCACCACCTGATGAGCAAACAGAGGCACCACCAGATGAGCAGGCCGTGGCACCACCAGATGAGCAGGCCGTGGCACCAAAAGATGAGCAGACCATGGCAATGCCGGATGAGGAGCAGACCATGGCACCGCCGGATGAGCAGCAGACCATGGCACCGCCGGATGAGCAAATGATGGAAACACCAGATGAACAAACAATGTCAATTGCAAATGAGCAGGCAATGGTAATCTTAAATGACCATGCGATGGTAATCTCAGACGACCATGCGATAGTAATCTCAGACGACCATGCAATGGTACTCTCAGATGAGCACATGATGGCAATCTCAGATGAGCACGCAATGGCCATCTCTTATGAGCCTACAATGCCAACCCTTGATAACAAAATGATAACAACTCCCGAGGTGAACCATGAGCTGCCAAATCCAGAAGTACAACCTAACAAGCGGAGGAAAAAAAAGTCCATAGTATGGGAGCACTTCACCATAGAAACTGTCAGTCCTGGATGTAGACGAGCATGCTGTAAGCAATGCAAGCAAAGTTTTGCATACAGTACTGGTTCTAAAGTTGCTGGAACCAGCCACCTGAAACGCCACATTGCCAAGGGGACCTGCCCGGCACTTCTACGTAACCAGGGGCTGAATCAGTCAACACCATATACCCCACGTTCAAGGTCAGTGGGAACAGGCAGTGCTACTGACCCACCAAAACGACGTTACAGAAGCCCTAGCTCGCCATACATCATGTTTGATCAGGATCGTTGCCGCAATGAGATTGCTAGGATGATCATCATGCACGACTACCCACTTCACATGGTTGAACATCCTGGGTTTATAGCTTTTGTTCGGAATATTCAGCCACGTTTCAACATGGTGAGTTTCAATACCGTCCAAGGGGATTGTGTTGCAACTTACTTGATGGAAAAGCAAAACCTGATGAAGTTTATCGAGGGCATGCGTGGACGTGTTTGCCTTACACTGGACATGTGGACTTCAAGCCAAACAGTAGGCTATGTGTTTATAACTGGACTtttcattgatagtgattggaaaaTGCACAGGCGAATTCTCAATGTCATAATGGAGCCATATCCTGATTCGGACACTGCCCTTAGTCATGCTGTTGCTGCTTGCCTTTCTGATTGGAACTTGGAGAGCAAGTTATTCTCTCTCACTTTTAATCAGCCGCCAAGTGAAGCTGCCGTTGAGAATCTTAGGCCTCTTCTCGCCATTAAGAACCCACTAATCCTCAATGGTCAATTATTAGTTAGTCATTGCATAGCACGCACCTTGAGCAGCATGGCAAAAGATGTCCTAGGGGCGGGCA GAATAATCAAGAAAATCCGGGATAGTGTGAAGTATGTGAAGACATCAGAAGCGCATGAGGGAAAGTTTGTTGAGCTCAAGGAACAGCTTC GTCCCAGTGAAAGGAGTCTATCTATTGATGACCAGACTCAATGGAACACTACATATCAAATGCTGGTTGCTTCTTCTGAGTTGAAGGAAGTGTTTTCTTGTTTGGATACTTCTGATCCTGATTACAAGGAAGCCCTGTCCATGGAAGATTGGAAGCAGGTTGAGACGCTATGTACATACTTGAAACTTCTCTTTGATGCCGCAAACATCCTGACCTTTACTACTAGCCCAACTGCAATTACATTTTTTCACGAAGTGTGGAAGATACAGACAGAGCTAGCTCGTTTAGTTGTGAGTGAGGATCCCTTCGTCAGCAACCTTACTAAATTAAtgcaagaaaaaattgaaaagtactGGAAGGATAGCAGCCTAGTTTTGGCAATTGCCGTAGTCATGGATCCCCGTTTCAAGATGAAGCTTGTTGAGTTTAGTTTCTCAAAAATCTATGGCGAAGAAGCTCCCACATATATCAAGATTGTCGATGATGGAATTCGTGAGCTCTTTCATGAATATCTGATGCTTCCTTTGCCTCTAACGCCAACTTATGCAGAAGAAGGAAATGCTGGAAGCAATTGCAAGACAGATGAATCCCAGGGAGGAAATCTTCTGTCTGACAATGGACTCACGGATTTTGATGCGTATATTATGGAGACTACAAGCCAACAGATGAAGTCAGAGCTGGATCAGTATTTGGAAGAGTCTTTATTGCCTCGTGTGCAGGAGTTTGATGTGTCAGGCTGGTGGAAGCTAAACAAGCTGAAGTACCCAACTCTTTCAAAAATGGCTCGTGATATTCTGTCTATCCCAGTGTCTACTGCTGGGCCGGACTCTGTATTTGATACCACAATCAAGGAGATGGATCGATATAGAAGTTCTCTACGACCAGAGACGGTGGAAGCCCTCATATGCGCCAAGGATTGGATGCAGTATGGGTCAGCAGAAGCTTCAAATGCTCTTTTGAGAATGGAATATTAG
- the LOC121253568 gene encoding uncharacterized protein LOC121253568, with product MIYHPSLVAAVVVDDAILVIESLVKLIVTTKTKSVCNLGVWCISIQQFRAPFLHAHFDSLFQAVVHALNNPIGSLSTTFEAIQAVMKLATQLSDKMRDSSLIWAPPIYRRLLSFDKRERDMSERCLSKIKPIILPPPLVLSKELVKDIKVQTIHAWGWFIRLLGSHAMKNRHLINEMLKIPEHTFSDLNPQVLIAAQVAWEGLIDALIHPPMVVVTEIQPRRGMVRNKC from the exons ATGATCTATCATCCGTCTCTTGTTGCTGCAGTTGTGG TGGACGATGCCATTTTGGTTATAGAGTCGTTAGTTAAACTCATTGTAACTACAAAAACGAAG TCAGTATGTAACTTAGGAGTGTGGTGCATCTCTATCCAACAGTTCAGAGCTCCATTTCTACATGCCCACTTTGATTCTCTATTTCAGGCCGTTGTTCACGCCCTCAACAATCCTATTGGTTCTTTATCAACAACTTTTGAGGCTATACAG GCTGTGATGAAGTTAGCAACGCAATTAAGTGATAAGATGAGGGACTCATCACTTATATGGGCTCCTCCAATATATAGAAGACTTCTCAGCTTTGACAAGAGGGAGAGGGATATGTCAGAAAGGTGTCTGTCGAAGATTAAGCCTATAATATTACCTCCTCCTCTAGTTCTCTCCAAG GAACTTGTCAAGGATATAAAGGTTCAAACTATTCACGCATGGGGATGGTTTATTCGCTTACTAGGCTCACATGCTATGAAGAACAGAcatttaataaatgagatgCTGAAAATTCCTGAACATACATTTTCAGATCTTAACCCACAAGTTCTGATTGCTGCACAG GTTGCTTGGGAAGGTCTTATTGATGCTCTTATTCATCCTCCAATGGTAGTCGTGACAGAAATACAGCCAAGGAGGGGAATGGTGCGCAACAAGTGCTAA